A stretch of Bradyrhizobium sp. AZCC 2262 DNA encodes these proteins:
- a CDS encoding Rrf2 family transcriptional regulator — MTANSRMASAVHIMSFVAYAGDEGTTSEAIAKSLQTNPVVVRKILKLLEREGLVALCQGRHGGVGLRRPASRITLGQIYKAVESETGVFAMRSQVHEGCAVACAMKRRLGPIFNAANDAVEQALSKTSLAELVRGVG, encoded by the coding sequence ATGACCGCGAACAGTCGTATGGCGAGTGCCGTCCACATCATGAGCTTCGTCGCTTACGCCGGCGACGAGGGAACGACTTCGGAGGCAATCGCGAAAAGCCTCCAGACCAACCCGGTCGTGGTGCGGAAGATCCTCAAGCTCCTCGAGCGGGAGGGCCTGGTCGCTCTTTGCCAAGGCCGTCATGGCGGCGTCGGTCTCCGGCGCCCGGCATCTCGCATAACACTCGGTCAGATCTACAAGGCGGTTGAAAGCGAGACCGGCGTTTTTGCCATGCGCAGCCAAGTGCATGAAGGATGCGCGGTGGCCTGCGCGATGAAACGAAGGCTCGGCCCAATCTTCAACGCTGCGAACGACGCCGTTGAGCAGGCTCTCAGCAAAACGAGTCTCGCGGAGCTGGTACGCGGCGTCGGCTAA
- a CDS encoding S1C family serine protease produces the protein MKLLHATTIAAVLSVAWSAPLAAESPAVRIFANHSERIAYIETIGTLYNGTVERNSGSGIMIGGSLIVTNNHVIPDADNFRTLQMFVRLGSRTLQTPALQIAAIQRDPDRDLAVLKLAQPVAMPNNSACPVPLLDKESIVPIGSSLFVLGYPVDQDLSVTDGIVSNKSGPSGRWQTTTPVNPGNSGGPAFGESGILVGFAVSGIVKWKHGDDEIVVQNVNFVIPTYNLLQGPLAPLLDELPPPPQRCWRLASAPAPLDLSALSNSVIKTSSFICSTTSEGTPTCSTIPFPINAVRLPSRFSHSFTVARAKELQLGGPPKDFSSYDEAFAAEPGYTITDCRPQISSTNNADQIACKVSSDKRSANLNFRLGSGWGFERTTGWLHATVTLVQKRND, from the coding sequence ATGAAGCTGTTGCACGCAACCACCATTGCCGCGGTCCTGTCAGTCGCATGGTCGGCTCCGCTCGCTGCTGAATCGCCTGCGGTCCGCATCTTCGCCAACCACAGCGAGCGTATCGCTTACATCGAGACAATCGGAACTTTGTACAATGGCACTGTCGAGCGGAATTCGGGCTCGGGCATAATGATTGGCGGCAGCCTGATCGTCACAAATAATCATGTCATTCCAGATGCCGACAACTTTCGAACCCTCCAAATGTTTGTGCGGCTTGGATCCCGCACTCTTCAGACGCCAGCGCTGCAAATCGCTGCGATCCAACGCGACCCGGATCGAGATCTGGCAGTGTTGAAGCTGGCACAACCTGTCGCAATGCCAAATAATTCGGCTTGTCCCGTGCCGCTCCTCGACAAGGAGAGTATCGTGCCGATCGGTTCGTCGTTGTTCGTGCTCGGCTATCCTGTCGATCAAGATCTCAGTGTCACGGACGGTATCGTGAGCAACAAGAGCGGCCCGAGCGGACGCTGGCAAACGACTACTCCCGTCAATCCCGGCAATAGTGGCGGCCCGGCATTCGGCGAGAGTGGCATCCTGGTCGGCTTTGCCGTTAGCGGAATCGTCAAATGGAAACATGGCGACGATGAAATCGTCGTCCAAAACGTCAACTTCGTAATTCCGACTTACAATTTGCTTCAGGGTCCCTTAGCACCGCTGCTGGATGAGCTGCCGCCACCGCCACAGCGCTGCTGGCGGCTGGCAAGCGCTCCGGCGCCTCTTGATCTTTCGGCGTTATCTAATTCGGTCATCAAGACATCCTCGTTTATCTGTTCGACGACAAGCGAAGGCACGCCTACGTGCTCCACTATTCCCTTCCCCATCAATGCAGTTCGATTGCCATCGCGCTTCTCACATAGCTTCACGGTGGCTCGCGCGAAAGAATTGCAACTGGGAGGTCCGCCGAAAGATTTCAGCAGTTACGATGAGGCCTTTGCAGCAGAACCTGGATACACCATCACAGACTGCCGCCCCCAAATCTCGAGTACTAACAATGCTGACCAGATAGCTTGTAAAGTTAGCAGCGATAAAAGAAGCGCAAACCTAAACTTCCGGCTCGGTAGTGGCTGGGGCTTCGAGCGAACCACCGGCTGGCTTCATGCCACCGTGACGCTTGTCCAAAAAAGGAACGACTAA
- a CDS encoding cold-shock protein yields the protein MTKGYGFIQPDSGGKDVFVHISAVEKAGLSSLNEGAKVSYEEMSNRGKTSAENLRVG from the coding sequence GTGACAAAGGGATATGGATTCATTCAACCCGACAGCGGGGGCAAGGATGTTTTCGTGCACATCTCGGCCGTCGAAAAAGCGGGACTGAGTAGTCTCAATGAGGGGGCTAAGGTGAGCTACGAAGAAATGAGCAACCGTGGCAAGACGTCCGCCGAAAATCTGAGAGTCGGATAA
- a CDS encoding DUF488 family protein → MAIITSANTIFTVGHSNRSLSEFFDILSSAQIGIVVDVRRFPASRRPPISTSAH, encoded by the coding sequence ATGGCAATCATTACCTCTGCCAACACCATATTCACCGTCGGGCACTCAAACAGATCTCTATCTGAATTTTTCGATATCCTGAGCTCAGCTCAAATAGGCATTGTGGTCGACGTACGACGGTTCCCAGCGTCGCGCCGGCCCCCCATTTCAACATCGGCCCACTAA
- a CDS encoding SOS response-associated peptidase, whose product MCNLYSITTNQAAIIALFRVVNRYVGNLAPVPGVFPDYNAPIVRNGAEGRELATARWGMPSSSKALMDATKKRAEKLQDKGKTVDFKELLRMEPDGGTTNIRNVKSKHWTRWLGTENRCVVPFNSFSEFNKAEGGDIWFALDETRPLACFAGIWTNWTSVRKVKEGETTNDLYAFLTTEPNAEVGAIHHKAMPVILTTPQAVETWMTAPPDEVLKLQRPLSDGSLKIVARGVKEDPAGQTT is encoded by the coding sequence ATCTGCAATCTCTATTCGATCACCACAAACCAGGCCGCCATCATCGCGCTGTTTCGCGTCGTGAACCGATACGTCGGCAATCTGGCGCCGGTGCCGGGGGTTTTTCCCGATTACAACGCACCGATCGTGCGCAACGGGGCCGAGGGCCGCGAGCTCGCTACGGCGCGGTGGGGAATGCCTTCGTCGTCAAAGGCACTGATGGACGCCACGAAGAAACGGGCCGAAAAGCTTCAGGACAAGGGCAAGACCGTCGATTTCAAGGAACTGCTGCGGATGGAGCCGGACGGCGGCACGACGAACATTCGCAACGTGAAGAGCAAGCACTGGACGCGATGGCTCGGGACCGAAAACCGCTGCGTGGTGCCGTTCAACTCGTTCAGCGAGTTCAACAAGGCCGAGGGCGGCGATATCTGGTTCGCGCTTGATGAGACCCGTCCCCTCGCCTGCTTCGCCGGCATCTGGACCAACTGGACGTCCGTCCGGAAAGTCAAGGAAGGCGAGACCACCAACGACCTCTACGCGTTCCTCACGACGGAACCGAACGCCGAGGTCGGCGCCATCCACCACAAGGCGATGCCGGTGATCCTGACGACGCCGCAAGCAGTCGAGACCTGGATGACGGCCCCTCCGGACGAGGTCTTGAAGCTACAGCGACCGCTTTCGGACGGGTCGCTCAAAATCGTCGCCCGCGGCGTCAAGGAAGATCCAGCCGGGCAGACAACGTGA
- a CDS encoding SDR family oxidoreductase has product MGRLTDKNILITGGNSGIGLATAQEFDREGARVAICGLNERTLQAAKGTLGAGSLAVRADVSKLADLDTMFATIKREFGHLDGLFVNAGYSEFLPFEEVTEQSFDMVIGSNFKGAYFTIQKALPLLRPGSSVVINASVGARKGWPTTSTVSTCKAAVVHLARILSAELVGRGIRVNTLSPGPTDTAMFGRFAGEEQGDAVKGVLATNNPSKRMADPSEIAKLAVYLASDDSAYIVGADFLIDGGVSAISPVGA; this is encoded by the coding sequence ATGGGTAGGCTAACGGACAAGAATATCCTTATCACCGGCGGTAACAGCGGGATCGGGCTGGCCACAGCGCAGGAATTCGACCGAGAGGGCGCGCGCGTCGCCATCTGCGGCTTGAATGAGAGGACGCTGCAGGCGGCCAAAGGGACGCTGGGAGCCGGAAGTCTCGCCGTTCGCGCGGACGTCAGCAAACTCGCCGACCTCGATACGATGTTCGCCACGATCAAGCGGGAGTTCGGGCACCTGGACGGCCTGTTCGTAAATGCAGGTTACAGCGAGTTCCTGCCGTTCGAAGAGGTGACAGAGCAAAGCTTCGACATGGTGATAGGCTCCAATTTCAAAGGGGCTTACTTCACCATTCAAAAGGCCTTGCCGCTGCTCAGGCCGGGCTCGTCTGTCGTCATCAATGCGTCCGTTGGCGCGCGCAAGGGGTGGCCGACGACCTCGACCGTCTCGACCTGCAAGGCCGCGGTCGTCCATCTCGCGCGAATCCTCAGCGCCGAGCTCGTCGGCCGCGGGATTCGCGTGAATACCCTAAGCCCAGGCCCGACGGACACGGCGATGTTCGGTCGCTTCGCAGGCGAAGAGCAGGGCGACGCGGTCAAGGGCGTCCTTGCAACCAACAATCCCAGCAAGCGGATGGCCGATCCGTCGGAAATCGCGAAGCTGGCGGTTTATCTCGCCTCGGACGATTCCGCGTACATCGTCGGAGCAGACTTCCTGATCGACGGCGGGGTCTCAGCCATTTCGCCCGTGGGCGCTTGA
- a CDS encoding DNA-processing protein DprA, which yields MNAALLAKSDDGPAVAPISPLCELGAYEELWLQKGATFKSIADKFAADPTAVPSDFVSPTVAHGRAREVVRRLSKAGVSRFGVRIHHAGNYPQKLRDARYPIEMLYFQGTWELTETRSVAVVGSRDATEEGKRRAGRIARELVAKGFTVVSGLANGIDTAAHTAAIEAGGRTIAVIGTPIGVSYPKENEDLQRRIATNHLLISQVPVLRYANQHVPQNKLFFPARNVTMSALTEATVIVEASDTSGTLTQARAALQQGRKLFILDSCFARNDISWPTNYESKGAIRVKEPSDIWKALGANGPLSKD from the coding sequence ATGAACGCCGCACTTCTTGCAAAATCTGATGACGGTCCTGCCGTCGCGCCGATCTCGCCTCTATGTGAGCTCGGTGCATACGAAGAGCTTTGGCTTCAAAAAGGCGCGACGTTCAAATCGATAGCTGACAAGTTCGCCGCCGATCCAACGGCGGTGCCCTCCGACTTTGTGTCGCCGACCGTGGCTCACGGACGTGCTCGGGAGGTTGTGCGGCGTCTGTCGAAGGCTGGCGTTTCCCGTTTCGGCGTTCGAATACATCATGCAGGCAATTATCCGCAGAAACTGCGTGATGCTCGATATCCGATTGAGATGCTGTATTTCCAAGGCACGTGGGAGCTTACCGAAACCCGCTCTGTTGCTGTTGTCGGTAGTCGCGATGCAACTGAAGAAGGGAAACGTCGCGCCGGCAGAATTGCACGCGAACTCGTGGCCAAAGGGTTCACAGTCGTTTCTGGGCTCGCAAATGGGATTGACACTGCGGCGCATACCGCGGCGATCGAAGCAGGCGGCCGCACGATCGCAGTGATCGGAACTCCGATCGGCGTTTCATACCCAAAAGAGAACGAAGATCTACAACGTCGAATTGCGACAAACCATCTTCTGATCTCGCAAGTGCCAGTATTGCGGTATGCAAATCAGCATGTACCTCAGAACAAGCTCTTTTTTCCCGCGCGCAATGTCACCATGAGCGCTCTCACAGAGGCGACGGTGATAGTAGAAGCAAGTGACACCAGCGGCACACTCACGCAGGCGCGAGCTGCGTTGCAGCAAGGACGCAAGCTATTCATTCTCGATTCTTGTTTTGCGAGGAATGACATTTCCTGGCCTACCAATTACGAGAGCAAAGGCGCGATCCGCGTTAAAGAACCGTCAGATATTTGGAAGGCCCTCGGTGCCAACGGTCCGCTTTCGAAAGATTGA
- a CDS encoding M12 family metallopeptidase, which translates to MRDNPAMVRPHSATSDGLQSRRSIQTLTALAFAVCFLFIGLMGMAVADEIVPVGITQEELFGTMLRSSKWKKMPIGVCWENPSDSNAVKRAIVRQAVEETWVAHSAISFTGWDDTCVEKTPGVHIRISDEEPHTRAMGYYLDQYPSGLILNFEFTNWGRDCMQKRDFCIYAVAAHEFGHVLGFTHEQNRNDAPPECKAERSGTVGDYKVTRFDRGSIMSYCNPNWNGDGKLSELDIQAVQTVYGKQ; encoded by the coding sequence ATGAGGGACAATCCAGCGATGGTGCGCCCTCATTCGGCAACATCAGATGGCCTCCAATCCAGACGCAGCATTCAGACGCTGACTGCGCTGGCCTTTGCCGTCTGTTTCTTGTTCATCGGATTAATGGGGATGGCTGTTGCCGATGAGATCGTGCCAGTTGGGATTACCCAAGAGGAACTGTTCGGCACCATGCTGCGCAGCTCCAAGTGGAAAAAAATGCCCATCGGCGTGTGCTGGGAGAACCCGTCCGACAGCAATGCAGTCAAGCGAGCTATCGTCCGGCAAGCCGTGGAGGAGACTTGGGTCGCCCATTCGGCCATCTCTTTTACAGGATGGGATGACACTTGCGTTGAAAAGACGCCGGGCGTTCACATCCGAATCTCAGATGAAGAGCCGCACACCCGCGCGATGGGTTATTACCTGGACCAGTACCCGTCCGGCCTGATCTTGAACTTCGAATTCACAAACTGGGGCAGGGATTGCATGCAGAAGCGCGACTTCTGCATCTACGCTGTGGCCGCTCATGAATTCGGGCATGTACTCGGCTTCACGCACGAGCAGAATCGCAACGACGCGCCGCCCGAATGTAAGGCAGAACGTTCAGGTACCGTAGGCGATTACAAGGTGACCAGGTTCGATCGCGGCTCCATCATGAGCTATTGCAACCCGAACTGGAACGGTGATGGCAAGCTGAGTGAGCTAGATATTCAAGCAGTTCAAACCGTTTATGGCAAACAATGA
- the dinB gene encoding DNA polymerase IV, whose translation MTTENDDDQAVPPGRQRKIIHVDMDAFYASVEQRDNPDLRGKPVAVGGSQERGVVAAASYEARKFGVRSAMPSVTAKRQCPDLIFVKPRFEVYKAVSQQIREIFAEHTPIIEPLSLDEAYLDVTENLQGIPLARDVACAIRAKIKEVTGLNASAGISYNKFLAKLASDHRKPNGQYVITPEMGPAFVEALPVGKFHGIGPATGTKMNALGLYTGLDMRNQSLEFMQTNFGKAGSYYYWISRGVDNREVRADRIRKSVGAENTFSTDLTDFDAMVVELKQLIDKVWRYCEGAGNRGRTVTLKVKFNDFEIITRSKSVPVAVSSRSELEGLSVGLLQNEMPVPKPVRLLGVSLSALQHVDDAEPQLALPM comes from the coding sequence GTGACCACCGAGAACGATGACGACCAGGCAGTTCCCCCGGGCCGCCAGCGCAAGATCATCCACGTCGACATGGACGCCTTCTACGCGTCCGTCGAGCAGCGGGACAATCCGGATCTCCGCGGTAAGCCGGTCGCCGTCGGCGGATCCCAGGAGCGGGGCGTTGTGGCGGCAGCCAGCTACGAAGCCCGCAAGTTCGGGGTGCGGTCGGCCATGCCCTCGGTAACCGCCAAGCGGCAATGCCCAGACCTGATCTTCGTGAAGCCGCGCTTCGAGGTCTACAAGGCGGTCTCCCAGCAGATACGCGAGATATTCGCCGAGCACACCCCGATTATCGAGCCGCTGTCGCTGGACGAGGCTTACCTCGACGTGACCGAAAATCTGCAAGGCATTCCATTGGCGCGAGACGTGGCGTGCGCGATCCGCGCGAAGATCAAGGAGGTGACAGGCCTCAACGCTTCGGCCGGCATCTCTTACAACAAGTTTCTTGCGAAGCTCGCCTCCGACCACCGCAAGCCGAACGGCCAGTACGTCATCACGCCGGAGATGGGGCCGGCGTTCGTCGAAGCCCTCCCCGTCGGCAAGTTTCATGGAATCGGGCCGGCAACCGGCACCAAGATGAACGCCCTCGGCCTCTACACCGGCCTCGACATGCGTAATCAGTCGCTCGAATTCATGCAGACAAACTTCGGGAAGGCCGGAAGCTACTACTACTGGATCTCGCGGGGCGTCGACAACCGTGAGGTCCGCGCCGACCGGATCCGCAAATCCGTCGGCGCCGAAAACACGTTCTCCACCGACCTCACCGACTTCGACGCCATGGTTGTTGAACTGAAGCAGCTCATCGACAAGGTCTGGCGATACTGCGAAGGCGCCGGCAACCGGGGACGCACGGTGACGCTGAAGGTGAAGTTCAACGACTTCGAGATTATCACGCGCAGCAAATCCGTCCCCGTCGCGGTTTCGAGCCGCAGCGAACTGGAAGGCCTATCGGTCGGTTTGCTGCAGAACGAGATGCCGGTCCCCAAGCCGGTCCGGCTTCTGGGAGTCTCGCTATCGGCGCTGCAGCATGTCGACGACGCAGAACCACAGCTGGCGCTGCCGATGTAG
- a CDS encoding PRC-barrel domain-containing protein: MPSVKRRASKILDEYGAAQSKLIGKAVVLTDGKAGTVVNVWLDELHGLRISIEGHEGRWPVSTIKFES, translated from the coding sequence ATGCCATCAGTGAAGCGCCGAGCGTCAAAAATCTTGGATGAGTACGGTGCAGCGCAATCCAAATTGATCGGCAAAGCCGTCGTGCTTACCGACGGAAAAGCCGGCACGGTGGTGAACGTTTGGCTGGATGAATTGCACGGGCTCCGGATTTCCATCGAAGGTCATGAGGGAAGATGGCCGGTCTCAACCATCAAGTTTGAGTCCTAG